The window TGGATGGGTAGTCAAGACGATGATTTTCTTGGGCAATTAAAAAATGCTTGGGATCATGAATTTTCTAAAAACTCGCAATTGATTTTAGTGCTGTGTGGCTCAGTTTCTACTTGGATTAAAAATGAAATCATTAATAGCACCTTATTTCTAGGTCGTCTTGCATTTAATTTAATGTTACAGGAATTGAATCTTAAAGAAGCTTGGTTATTTTTTCATACTGATTATCTTTCTTCATTTGAAAAATTAAAGATTTTATCGGTCACAGGGGGTGTTCCGCGCTATTTAGAGCTTGTGAATCCTTCTATTTCAGCAGAAGCTAACATAAAAAATTTATTATTTGTGCCGAATGCGCCTTTGCTTTACGAATATGATCGTATTTTCAATGATATTTTTGGAAAAAAAAGCGGTATTTATCGCAATATTATTGAATGTCTAGTTTCTGGGGCAAAAACTCAAGCAGACATATTAGACACAATAAAACGCGCAAAAAGTGGAGACTTGAGTTTTTATTTAGAAGATTTAATAGAATGTGGCTTTATTCATCGTGATTTTACGGGCAATATAAGAACAGAAAAAATCTCTAACAAAAGCAAATATCGTTTGAAAGATAATTTTTTACGTTTTTATTTAAAATTTGTAGCTAACTATGTTTTGCAAATTGAAGCTGGATTTTATGAAAAATCAGATATAAGCGCGTTGCCAGAATGGAATGCGTTTCTAGGCTTACAATTTGAAAATCTTGTTTTAAATAATATAAAACTTGTTATGGAAAAGTTGAACATTGATCCGTTATCCATAGTGTTTTTTGGTCCTTATTTTCAAGGAAAAACAAATAAGGCGCCGGGCTGCCAGATTGACTTATTGCTGCAAACACGAACGAAAATTTTGTATGTGTGCGAAATTAAATTTAGTAAGTATGCAGTTGGCCTAGAAGTCATTAATCAAGTCAAAGAAAAAATCAAACACATGACGGTTCCTAAAAATTTCTCTATTATTCCCGTGTTAATTCACGCCAATGGCATTTCAGAATCATTAGAAGATACGCAGTTTTTCCCCTATATTTTAAACATTACAGATCTTACATTATGAACTCAAGAGCCCAAATAGCCAAAATTTTCGCCGATATTTTAGTCA is drawn from Gammaproteobacteria bacterium and contains these coding sequences:
- a CDS encoding ATP-binding protein, which encodes MFAGRRFELTQLQNLLKKQSASLVVLRGRRRIGKSRLVEEFAKNSTFIQIAGVAPTANTTRESQLDQFLAQLRLYFDPKKEHFATWSEAFHLLAQHGQQGRVVILLDEISWMGSQDDDFLGQLKNAWDHEFSKNSQLILVLCGSVSTWIKNEIINSTLFLGRLAFNLMLQELNLKEAWLFFHTDYLSSFEKLKILSVTGGVPRYLELVNPSISAEANIKNLLFVPNAPLLYEYDRIFNDIFGKKSGIYRNIIECLVSGAKTQADILDTIKRAKSGDLSFYLEDLIECGFIHRDFTGNIRTEKISNKSKYRLKDNFLRFYLKFVANYVLQIEAGFYEKSDISALPEWNAFLGLQFENLVLNNIKLVMEKLNIDPLSIVFFGPYFQGKTNKAPGCQIDLLLQTRTKILYVCEIKFSKYAVGLEVINQVKEKIKHMTVPKNFSIIPVLIHANGISESLEDTQFFPYILNITDLTL